A window of the Streptomyces sp. JB150 genome harbors these coding sequences:
- the treS gene encoding maltose alpha-D-glucosyltransferase codes for MTVNEPVPDTFEDTPAKDRDPEWFKRAVFYEVLVRSFQDSNGDGVGDLKGLTAKLDYLQWLGVDCLWLPPFFKSPLRDGGYDVSDYTAVLPEFGDLADFVEFVDAAHQRGMRVIIDFVMNHTSDQHPWFQESRKDPDGPYGDYYMWADDDKQYQDARIIFVDTEVSNWTFDPVRKQYFFHRFFSHQPDLNYENPAVQEEMISALRFWLDLGIDGFRLDAVPYLYAEEGTNCENLPATHEFLKRVRKEIDAHYPDTVLLAEANQWPEDVVDYFGDYASGGDECHMAFHFPVMPRIFMAVRRESRYPVSEILAKTPAIPSGCQWGIFLRNHDELTLEMVTDEERDYMYAEYAKDPRMRANIGIRRRLAPLLDNDRNQIELFTALLLSLPGSPILYYGDEIGMGDNIWLGDRDAVRTPMQWTPDRNAGFSTCDPGRLFLPTIMDPVYGYQVTNVEASMASPSSLLHWTRRMIEIRKQNPAFGLGSYTELQSSNPAVLAFLREHGDDLVLCVHNFSRFPQPTELDLRSFAGCHPVELIGGVRFPAIGDLPYLLTLAGHGFYWFRLRKDTP; via the coding sequence ATGACAGTCAACGAGCCCGTCCCGGACACCTTCGAGGACACGCCCGCCAAGGACCGCGACCCGGAGTGGTTCAAACGCGCCGTCTTCTACGAGGTCCTCGTCCGGTCCTTCCAGGACAGCAACGGCGACGGCGTCGGCGACCTCAAGGGACTGACCGCCAAACTGGACTACCTGCAGTGGCTCGGCGTGGACTGCCTGTGGCTGCCGCCGTTCTTCAAATCCCCCCTCAGGGACGGGGGTTACGACGTCTCCGACTACACCGCCGTGCTCCCGGAGTTCGGTGACCTGGCGGACTTCGTGGAGTTCGTGGACGCCGCCCACCAGCGCGGCATGCGGGTCATCATCGACTTCGTCATGAACCACACCAGCGACCAGCACCCGTGGTTCCAGGAGTCCCGCAAGGACCCGGACGGCCCCTACGGCGACTACTACATGTGGGCCGACGACGACAAGCAGTACCAGGACGCGCGGATCATCTTCGTCGACACCGAGGTCTCCAACTGGACCTTCGACCCGGTCCGCAAGCAGTACTTCTTCCACCGGTTCTTCTCCCACCAGCCGGACCTCAACTACGAGAACCCGGCGGTGCAGGAGGAGATGATCTCCGCGCTGCGGTTCTGGCTGGACCTGGGCATCGACGGGTTCCGGCTGGACGCCGTGCCGTACCTGTACGCCGAGGAGGGCACCAACTGCGAGAACCTCCCGGCGACCCATGAGTTCCTGAAGCGGGTCCGCAAGGAGATCGACGCCCACTACCCCGACACGGTCCTCCTCGCCGAGGCCAACCAGTGGCCGGAGGACGTCGTCGACTACTTCGGCGACTACGCCAGCGGCGGCGACGAATGCCACATGGCCTTCCACTTCCCGGTCATGCCGCGCATCTTCATGGCCGTGCGGCGCGAGTCCCGCTACCCCGTCTCCGAGATCCTGGCCAAGACCCCGGCGATTCCCTCCGGCTGCCAGTGGGGCATCTTCCTGCGCAACCACGACGAGCTGACCCTGGAGATGGTCACCGACGAAGAGCGCGACTACATGTACGCGGAGTACGCCAAGGACCCGCGGATGCGTGCCAACATCGGCATCCGCCGCCGGCTCGCGCCGCTGCTGGACAACGACCGCAACCAGATCGAGCTGTTCACGGCCCTGCTGCTGTCCCTGCCGGGCTCGCCGATCCTCTACTACGGCGACGAGATCGGCATGGGCGACAACATCTGGCTCGGCGACCGGGACGCCGTCCGCACCCCCATGCAGTGGACACCCGACCGCAACGCGGGCTTCTCCACCTGCGACCCCGGCCGCCTCTTCCTCCCCACGATCATGGACCCGGTCTACGGCTACCAGGTCACCAACGTCGAGGCGTCCATGGCATCGCCCTCGTCGCTGCTGCACTGGACCCGGCGCATGATCGAGATCCGCAAGCAGAACCCCGCCTTCGGCCTCGGCTCGTACACCGAACTCCAGTCCTCCAACCCGGCGGTCCTGGCGTTCCTGCGGGAGCACGGCGACGACCTGGTGCTGTGCGTGCACAACTTCTCCCGCTTCCCGCAGCCGACCGAGCTGGATCTGCGGTCCTTCGCCGGATGCCACCCGGTCGAGCTGATCGGCGGGGTCCGCTTCCCCGCCATCGGGGACCTGCCGTACCTGCTGACTCTGGCGGGCCACGGCTTCTACTGGTTCCGGCTCCGCAAGGACACCCCCTAG
- a CDS encoding phosphotransferase: MSEAVTRPVLSAGPGLLASLEPLLSQWLPRQRWFAGKGRPVTGFTLVAATELMPPGGRLGLYHLLVQVHQPLTPVPGAATAPGDCYQLLIGVREALPPRLAPALIGHVTEGPLAGHTVYEALYDTRPADLLLEALRTQARIGGLRFERDPGQEIRPGLVARAVTAEQSNSSVVYGDTFILKLLRRIVPGVNPDLELPLALAREGCPRVPAPTAWLRAELGGEAYVLGVLQPYVQGAADGWELALRELAKGQDFGAEARALGRATAEVHTALARALPTVTLGPAQLQPLVDAMVERLDAAAQAVPALRPYAPRLRSAFEAVAQLGAEGRTWTAQRVHGDLHLGQCLRSPAGQWTLIDFEGEPAKSLAERRMPQPTVRDVAGMLRSFDYAAHSVQPGVPGWAETCRAAYCSGYAEAGGSDPRHDPVLLRAYETDKAVYEVVYEARHRPDWLPVPLSAIRRLASTPST, encoded by the coding sequence ATGTCGGAAGCCGTCACCCGCCCCGTCCTCTCGGCCGGCCCCGGCCTGCTCGCGTCACTGGAGCCCCTGCTGAGCCAGTGGCTGCCGCGCCAGCGGTGGTTCGCGGGCAAAGGGCGCCCGGTGACCGGGTTCACGCTGGTTGCGGCCACCGAACTCATGCCGCCCGGTGGCCGGCTGGGCCTGTACCACCTGCTGGTCCAGGTTCACCAGCCGCTCACCCCGGTGCCGGGCGCGGCCACCGCCCCCGGCGACTGCTACCAGCTGCTGATAGGCGTGCGCGAGGCGCTGCCGCCGCGGCTGGCGCCCGCGCTGATCGGCCATGTCACCGAGGGCCCCCTCGCCGGGCACACGGTTTACGAGGCCCTGTACGACACCCGCCCCGCCGACCTGCTCCTGGAGGCGCTGCGCACCCAGGCCCGCATCGGCGGACTGCGCTTCGAGCGCGACCCCGGCCAGGAGATCCGGCCCGGTCTCGTCGCCCGCGCGGTGACGGCCGAGCAGTCCAACTCGTCGGTCGTCTATGGCGATACGTTCATTCTCAAGCTGCTGCGCCGGATCGTCCCCGGCGTCAACCCCGACCTGGAGCTGCCGCTGGCGCTGGCCCGCGAGGGCTGCCCCCGGGTGCCCGCGCCCACCGCGTGGCTGCGCGCCGAGCTGGGCGGTGAGGCGTACGTCCTGGGTGTGCTCCAGCCCTACGTCCAGGGCGCGGCCGACGGCTGGGAGCTGGCCCTGCGGGAGCTGGCCAAGGGCCAGGACTTCGGTGCCGAGGCGCGGGCGCTCGGGCGCGCCACCGCCGAGGTGCACACCGCGCTGGCCCGCGCCCTGCCGACCGTCACCCTCGGTCCGGCCCAGCTCCAGCCGCTGGTCGACGCCATGGTCGAGCGGCTGGACGCCGCCGCCCAGGCGGTGCCCGCGCTGCGCCCGTACGCGCCGCGTCTGCGCAGCGCCTTCGAGGCGGTGGCGCAGCTCGGCGCGGAGGGCCGCACCTGGACCGCCCAGCGCGTCCACGGCGATCTGCACCTCGGGCAGTGCCTGCGCTCGCCCGCCGGGCAGTGGACGCTGATCGACTTCGAGGGCGAGCCGGCCAAGTCCCTCGCGGAGCGGCGGATGCCGCAGCCGACCGTGCGGGACGTCGCCGGGATGCTGCGCTCCTTCGACTACGCCGCGCACTCCGTACAGCCGGGCGTGCCGGGCTGGGCGGAGACCTGCCGGGCCGCCTACTGCTCCGGGTACGCGGAGGCCGGCGGGAGCGACCCGCGCCACGACCCGGTGCTGCTGCGCGCGTACGAAACCGACAAAGCGGTGTACGAAGTGGTCTACGAGGCCCGGCACCGTCCCGACTGGCTCCCGGTACCGCTGTCGGCGATACGGCGCCTGGCCTCGACCCCATCGACCTGA
- the glgB gene encoding 1,4-alpha-glucan branching enzyme translates to MTPRTPSSGSDPQQTAENRSAQETAAKQTVPRQATAKKAAARKTAAQAAARTPAQKAAAKKTVAKKAAAGRADAETTVAEKAAAKRPAKTTAESAAEKAPAKKAAVKKATVKKTAAKQPAAKKTAARKTTAERTTAEKTTAQTPLADTSLAETATAQKTTAEKALAKKTAAKTTDGTATVKAPARKAAQKRAPVKKTPAKKTPAEKTPAKKTPVKKTQAAKAPAGKAPAAQTPAAVPLVVPAPTPALDAADRERLLSGTHHDPHSVLGAHRVPGGVAFRAFRPYARSVTVLCGELRAELHDDGQGFFSALLPLQELPEGYRLEVAYEETVIETEDAYRFLPTLGELDLYLIGEGRHEQLWTALGAHPMTHQGVTGTRFTVWAPNARGVRLAGTFNFWDGTGFPMRSLGSSGVWELFVPGIGEGELYKFEITRPDGSRTLRADPMARRTEIPPNTSSVIHASAYEWGDAQWLARRAERPAHEAPLSVYEVHLPSWRPGLTYRQLAEQLPAYVKDMGFTHVELMPIAEHPFGGSWGYQVTGFYAPTARLGTPDDFKYLVDALHQAGIGVLMDWVPAHFPRDDWALAEFDGRPLYEHPDPRRSAHPDWGTLEFDFGRREVRNFLVANAVYWCEEFHIDGLRVDAVASMLYLDYSREPGQWVPNEHGGRENLDAVAFLQEMNATVYRRAPGVVTIAEESTAWDGVTRATHHKGPSGFGGLGFGLKWNMGWMHDSLQYMSKDPVHRRHHHHEMTFSMVYAYSENYVLPISHDEVVHGKRSLVSKMPGDWWQQRANHRAYLGFMWAHPGKQLLFMGQEFAQGAEWSEAHGPDWWLLDPAYGAEADHRGVRDLVRDLNTVYRATPALWERDVHPDGFQWIVADAADDNVLAFLRLDAEGTPLLSVSNFSPVVRQDYRLGVPDDIPAWHEVLNTDAARYGGSDVTRPDPVKPEPQGWHGRPASIRLTLPPLATVWLRPA, encoded by the coding sequence GTGACTCCCCGCACCCCCTCCAGCGGTTCGGACCCGCAGCAGACGGCCGAGAATCGCTCCGCGCAGGAGACGGCGGCGAAACAGACCGTGCCTCGCCAGGCGACGGCGAAGAAGGCCGCCGCCAGGAAGACGGCCGCGCAGGCGGCCGCCCGGACACCGGCCCAGAAGGCGGCGGCGAAGAAGACGGTGGCGAAGAAGGCGGCGGCCGGCCGCGCGGACGCCGAGACGACGGTGGCCGAGAAGGCCGCCGCCAAGCGGCCGGCGAAGACCACGGCCGAGTCGGCGGCGGAGAAGGCACCCGCGAAGAAGGCAGCCGTCAAGAAGGCAACCGTCAAGAAGACGGCCGCCAAGCAGCCGGCCGCGAAGAAGACCGCCGCCAGGAAGACGACCGCCGAACGGACCACCGCCGAGAAGACGACAGCGCAAACGCCGCTCGCGGACACGTCGCTCGCCGAGACGGCGACCGCACAGAAGACGACCGCGGAGAAGGCGCTCGCCAAGAAGACCGCGGCCAAGACCACCGACGGGACGGCCACGGTCAAGGCCCCCGCCAGGAAGGCCGCGCAGAAGCGGGCCCCCGTCAAGAAGACACCAGCCAAGAAGACCCCCGCCGAGAAGACACCGGCCAAGAAGACCCCGGTCAAGAAGACACAGGCCGCAAAGGCACCGGCCGGGAAGGCACCCGCGGCGCAGACCCCGGCCGCGGTCCCCCTTGTGGTCCCCGCCCCCACCCCCGCCCTGGACGCCGCCGACCGCGAGCGGCTGCTGTCCGGGACGCATCACGATCCGCACTCCGTGCTGGGCGCGCACCGGGTGCCCGGCGGGGTCGCCTTCCGGGCCTTCCGGCCGTACGCCAGGTCGGTCACGGTCCTGTGCGGGGAGCTGCGGGCGGAGTTGCACGACGACGGTCAGGGCTTCTTCTCCGCGCTGCTCCCCCTCCAGGAGCTGCCGGAGGGGTACCGGCTGGAGGTGGCGTACGAGGAGACGGTGATCGAGACGGAGGACGCGTACCGTTTCCTGCCCACGCTCGGCGAGCTGGACCTGTACCTGATCGGCGAGGGCCGGCACGAGCAGCTGTGGACGGCGCTCGGCGCGCACCCGATGACCCATCAGGGCGTGACCGGCACCCGGTTCACGGTGTGGGCGCCGAACGCCCGGGGCGTGCGCCTGGCCGGCACGTTCAACTTCTGGGACGGCACCGGGTTCCCGATGCGCTCGCTGGGCTCGTCCGGGGTGTGGGAGCTGTTCGTGCCCGGGATCGGCGAAGGTGAGCTGTACAAGTTCGAGATCACCCGGCCGGACGGTTCGCGGACGCTGCGCGCGGACCCCATGGCCCGCCGCACCGAGATTCCGCCGAACACGTCGTCGGTCATCCACGCGTCGGCGTACGAGTGGGGCGACGCGCAGTGGCTGGCCCGCCGCGCGGAGCGGCCCGCGCACGAGGCGCCCCTGTCCGTCTACGAGGTCCACCTGCCCTCGTGGCGTCCGGGGCTGACGTACCGCCAGCTGGCCGAGCAGCTCCCGGCGTACGTCAAGGACATGGGCTTCACCCACGTGGAGCTGATGCCGATCGCCGAGCACCCCTTCGGCGGCTCCTGGGGCTACCAGGTCACCGGCTTCTACGCGCCGACCGCCCGGCTCGGCACCCCGGACGACTTCAAGTACCTGGTGGACGCGCTGCACCAGGCGGGCATCGGCGTCCTCATGGACTGGGTGCCCGCGCACTTCCCGCGCGACGACTGGGCGCTGGCCGAGTTCGACGGCCGGCCGCTGTACGAGCACCCCGACCCGCGGCGGTCGGCGCACCCCGACTGGGGCACGCTGGAGTTCGACTTCGGGCGGCGCGAGGTGCGCAACTTCCTGGTCGCCAACGCGGTGTACTGGTGCGAGGAGTTCCACATCGACGGGCTGCGGGTGGACGCGGTCGCCTCGATGCTCTACCTGGACTACTCGCGCGAGCCGGGCCAGTGGGTGCCCAACGAGCACGGCGGGCGGGAGAACCTGGACGCGGTGGCGTTCCTGCAGGAGATGAACGCGACCGTGTACCGCAGGGCGCCCGGCGTGGTGACGATCGCCGAGGAGTCCACCGCCTGGGACGGCGTGACCCGCGCGACCCATCACAAGGGCCCGAGCGGCTTCGGCGGCCTCGGCTTCGGGCTGAAGTGGAACATGGGCTGGATGCACGACTCGCTCCAGTACATGAGCAAGGACCCGGTGCACCGCAGGCACCACCACCACGAGATGACCTTCTCGATGGTGTACGCGTACAGCGAGAACTACGTCCTGCCGATCTCCCACGACGAGGTCGTGCACGGCAAGCGGTCGCTGGTGTCGAAGATGCCGGGCGACTGGTGGCAGCAGCGCGCCAACCACCGCGCCTACCTGGGCTTCATGTGGGCCCACCCGGGCAAGCAACTGCTCTTCATGGGCCAGGAGTTCGCGCAGGGCGCGGAGTGGTCGGAGGCGCACGGCCCGGACTGGTGGCTGCTCGACCCGGCGTACGGCGCGGAGGCCGACCACCGCGGGGTGCGCGACCTGGTGCGGGACCTCAACACCGTCTACCGCGCCACCCCGGCCCTGTGGGAGCGGGACGTCCACCCGGACGGCTTCCAGTGGATCGTCGCGGACGCCGCCGACGACAACGTGCTCGCCTTCCTGCGCCTGGACGCGGAGGGCACGCCGCTGCTGTCGGTCAGCAACTTCTCCCCCGTGGTCCGCCAGGACTACCGCCTCGGCGTCCCCGACGACATCCCCGCCTGGCACGAGGTCCTGAACACCGACGCCGCCCGCTACGGCGGCAGCGACGTCACCCGGCCCGACCCCGTCAAGCCGGAGCCCCAGGGCTGGCACGGCCGCCCCGCGAGCATCCGGCTGACGCTGCCCCCGCTGGCTACGGTGTGGCTGCGGCCTGCCTGA
- a CDS encoding glycosyltransferase family 1 protein — translation MKAIRRFTVRPVLPAPLRPLSDLARNLRWSWHAETRDLFQSVDPDRWAASGGDPVRLLGSVPPARLAELAEDRRFLRRLTTVADELHDYVTGDRWYQTQPGELPAAIAYFSPEFGITAALPQYSGGLGILAGDHLKAASDLGVPLIGVGLLYRHGYFRQTLSRDGWQQEHYPVLDPNELPLALLKEPDGTPAQVTLALPGGRSLRARIWLAQVGRVPLLLLDSDVEENDHGERGVTDRLYGGGSEHRLLQEMLLGIGGVRAVRTYCRLTGHPAPEVFHTNEGHAGFLGLERIAELCADGLDFDSALEAVRAGTVFTTHTPVPAGIDRFDRELVARHFGPDAELPAIDVHGVLQLGGESYPGGEPGLFNMAVMGLRLAQRANGVSLLHGRVSREMFSGLWPGFDPEEVPITSVTNGVHAPTWVAPEVLRLGARQIGPQRTEDALTIGGSERWDAVADIPDQDIWDLRRSLREQLVQEVRERLRTAWRQRGAGTAELGWIDGVLDPEVLTIGFARRVPSYKRLTLMLRDRDRLRELLLHPERPVQIVVAGKAHPADDGGKRLIQELVRFADDPRVRHRIVFLPDYGMAMAQKLYPGCDIWLNNPLRPLEACGTSGMKAALNGCLNLSVLDGWWDEWFQPDFGWAIPTADGHGTDPDRRDDIEAAALYDLLEQRITPRFYERGQGGLPDRWIEMVRQTLTLLGPKVLAGRMVREYVERLYAPAALAHRSMDPDAARELAEWKARVRAAWHRVTVDHVETSATAATAELGTTLTLRVRVNLGDLAPEDVEVQAVSGRVDSEDRIADASAVPLKAAGGPDMEGRWVYEGPLSLDRTGPFGYTVRILPAHRLLASGAELGLLTVPADEVREAAGVLMR, via the coding sequence GTGAAGGCGATCCGTCGATTCACCGTCCGTCCCGTTCTCCCCGCACCCCTCCGGCCGCTGAGCGACCTGGCGCGCAATCTGCGCTGGTCCTGGCACGCGGAGACGCGCGACCTGTTCCAGTCCGTCGACCCCGACCGCTGGGCCGCCTCGGGCGGCGACCCGGTCCGGCTGCTGGGCAGCGTGCCGCCCGCCCGGCTCGCCGAGCTGGCCGAGGACCGCCGCTTCCTGCGCCGGCTGACCACGGTCGCCGACGAGCTGCACGACTACGTCACCGGCGACCGCTGGTACCAGACCCAGCCCGGCGAACTCCCCGCCGCCATCGCCTACTTCTCCCCCGAGTTCGGCATCACCGCCGCCCTGCCGCAGTACTCCGGCGGTCTCGGCATCCTCGCCGGCGACCACCTCAAGGCGGCCAGCGACCTCGGCGTCCCGCTCATCGGCGTCGGCCTGCTCTACCGGCACGGCTACTTCCGCCAGACCCTCTCCCGGGACGGCTGGCAGCAGGAGCACTACCCCGTCCTCGACCCCAACGAGCTGCCGCTGGCCCTGCTGAAGGAGCCCGACGGCACCCCCGCCCAGGTGACCCTCGCCCTGCCCGGCGGCCGCTCGCTGCGCGCCCGGATCTGGCTCGCCCAGGTCGGCAGGGTGCCGCTGCTGCTGCTCGACTCGGACGTCGAGGAGAACGACCACGGCGAACGCGGCGTCACCGACCGGCTCTACGGCGGCGGCAGCGAACACCGGCTGCTCCAGGAGATGCTGCTCGGCATAGGAGGGGTACGGGCGGTGCGCACGTACTGCCGGCTCACCGGCCACCCCGCCCCCGAGGTGTTCCACACGAACGAGGGACACGCGGGCTTCCTCGGCCTGGAGCGGATCGCCGAACTGTGCGCGGACGGCCTCGACTTCGACTCGGCGCTGGAGGCGGTGCGGGCCGGCACCGTCTTCACCACGCACACGCCCGTCCCCGCCGGCATCGACCGCTTCGACCGGGAGCTGGTCGCCCGCCACTTCGGCCCCGACGCCGAACTGCCCGCCATCGACGTGCACGGCGTCCTCCAGCTCGGCGGGGAGAGCTACCCCGGCGGCGAGCCCGGCCTGTTCAACATGGCCGTGATGGGCCTGCGGCTGGCCCAGCGCGCCAACGGCGTCTCGCTGCTGCACGGCAGGGTCAGCCGGGAGATGTTCTCCGGGCTGTGGCCGGGGTTCGACCCGGAGGAGGTGCCGATCACCTCCGTCACCAACGGGGTGCACGCCCCCACCTGGGTCGCCCCGGAGGTGCTCCGGCTCGGCGCCCGGCAGATCGGCCCCCAGCGCACCGAGGACGCCCTGACGATCGGCGGCTCGGAGCGCTGGGACGCCGTCGCCGACATCCCCGACCAGGACATCTGGGACCTGCGCCGGTCGCTGCGCGAACAGCTGGTGCAGGAGGTCCGCGAGCGGCTGCGCACGGCGTGGCGGCAGCGCGGCGCCGGCACGGCGGAGCTGGGCTGGATCGACGGGGTGCTCGACCCGGAGGTCCTCACCATCGGCTTCGCCCGCCGCGTGCCGTCGTACAAGCGCCTGACGCTGATGCTGCGCGACCGCGACCGGCTCAGGGAACTGCTCCTGCACCCCGAGCGGCCGGTCCAGATCGTCGTCGCCGGCAAGGCGCACCCGGCGGACGACGGCGGCAAGCGCCTCATCCAGGAGCTGGTCCGGTTCGCCGACGACCCGCGCGTGCGCCACCGGATCGTCTTCCTGCCCGACTACGGCATGGCGATGGCGCAGAAGCTCTACCCCGGCTGCGACATCTGGCTGAACAACCCGCTGCGCCCGCTGGAGGCCTGCGGCACGAGCGGCATGAAGGCGGCGCTCAACGGCTGCCTGAACCTGTCGGTGCTGGACGGCTGGTGGGACGAGTGGTTCCAGCCGGACTTCGGCTGGGCCATCCCCACCGCCGACGGCCACGGCACCGACCCCGACCGCCGGGACGACATCGAGGCCGCCGCGCTGTACGACCTGCTGGAGCAGCGGATCACCCCGCGCTTCTACGAGCGCGGCCAGGGCGGGCTGCCGGACCGCTGGATCGAGATGGTCCGCCAGACGCTCACCCTGCTCGGCCCCAAGGTGCTGGCGGGCCGGATGGTCCGGGAGTACGTGGAACGCCTCTACGCCCCCGCGGCCCTCGCCCACCGCTCCATGGACCCGGACGCGGCGCGGGAGCTGGCCGAGTGGAAGGCCCGCGTCCGCGCGGCCTGGCACCGGGTGACGGTGGACCACGTCGAGACCTCCGCCACGGCGGCCACCGCCGAGCTCGGCACCACCCTCACCCTGCGGGTCCGCGTCAATCTCGGCGACCTCGCCCCCGAGGACGTCGAGGTCCAGGCGGTCTCCGGCCGCGTCGACTCCGAGGACCGCATCGCCGACGCCTCCGCCGTCCCCCTCAAGGCGGCCGGCGGACCCGACATGGAGGGCCGGTGGGTCTACGAGGGCCCCCTCTCCCTGGACCGCACCGGCCCCTTCGGCTACACCGTCCGCATCCTCCCCGCCCACCGCCTGCTGGCCTCGGGCGCGGAACTCGGCCTGCTGACGGTCCCGGCGGACGAGGTGCGGGAGGCGGCGGGGGTGCTGATGAGGTGA
- a CDS encoding DUF1990 domain-containing protein, whose translation MSPGEFTYADVGGTREPGFCPPGFHRMDVRTRIGEGHEVFRRAAEAVCTWEMHRAIGVGIDASADRAAPDVTVTVILAGLVKAPCRIVWTVDEPRRAGWAYGTLPGHPECGEESFVVNRTGDGTVWLTVSAFSRAARWYARAGGPATRGFQHAYAKRCGKALRALCDRNPE comes from the coding sequence ATGTCTCCTGGGGAATTCACGTACGCGGACGTCGGCGGCACCCGTGAGCCGGGTTTCTGCCCGCCCGGCTTCCACCGCATGGACGTCCGCACCCGGATCGGCGAAGGCCACGAGGTCTTCCGCCGGGCCGCCGAGGCGGTGTGCACCTGGGAGATGCACCGCGCCATCGGCGTCGGCATCGACGCGAGCGCCGACCGCGCCGCCCCCGACGTGACGGTCACCGTCATCCTCGCCGGACTGGTCAAGGCGCCCTGCCGGATCGTCTGGACCGTCGACGAGCCCCGCCGCGCCGGCTGGGCCTACGGCACCCTGCCCGGCCACCCCGAGTGCGGCGAGGAGTCGTTCGTCGTGAACCGCACCGGCGACGGCACGGTCTGGCTGACCGTCTCCGCCTTCAGCCGCGCGGCCCGCTGGTACGCCAGGGCCGGCGGCCCGGCCACCCGCGGTTTCCAGCACGCCTACGCCAAGCGGTGCGGGAAGGCGCTGCGGGCCCTGTGCGACCGGAACCCGGAGTGA
- a CDS encoding maltotransferase domain-containing protein, whose product MPAKHHSSAPPTPRTGTPLAHRADTGPTTAELASAGREATAVGRIPVLDVRPLVQQGRRPAKAVTGESFEISATVFREGHDAVAANVVLRDPDGRPGPWTPMRELAPGTDRWGATVIAGAPGRWTYTVEAWADPVTTWHHHARIKIPAGIDTGLVLEEGARLYERAAEGMPAGERGPVLAAVDALRDESRPAAARLAAALTPEVEAALARHPLRELVTASDPLPLLVERERALYGSWYEFFPRSEGTPERPHGTFRTAARRLPAIAGMGFDVVYLPPENTPLREGSEEYLDSEKYQLRPRDWDAPHSIAPLITRLNEIRRRSPALRQLRDLHFHHADQEAVIAYSKRHGSNTVLVVANLDPHHTQEATVSLDMPQLGLDWHESVPVRDELTGETYHWGRANYVRLEPGLRPAHVLTVLRPSNPQIGGSPTP is encoded by the coding sequence ATGCCCGCCAAGCACCACTCGTCAGCACCCCCGACCCCCCGTACCGGTACACCCCTCGCGCACCGCGCCGACACGGGCCCGACGACCGCGGAGCTGGCTTCCGCGGGCCGCGAGGCCACCGCCGTCGGACGCATACCGGTTCTCGACGTCCGTCCGCTGGTCCAGCAGGGCCGCCGGCCCGCGAAGGCGGTGACGGGCGAGAGCTTCGAGATCTCGGCCACCGTGTTCCGGGAGGGCCATGACGCGGTCGCCGCCAATGTCGTCCTGCGGGACCCGGACGGCCGGCCCGGCCCGTGGACGCCGATGCGCGAACTCGCCCCCGGCACCGACCGCTGGGGCGCCACCGTGATTGCGGGCGCGCCCGGCCGCTGGACCTACACGGTCGAGGCGTGGGCCGACCCGGTCACCACCTGGCACCACCACGCCCGCATCAAGATCCCGGCCGGGATCGACACCGGGCTCGTCCTGGAGGAGGGCGCACGACTGTACGAACGGGCCGCCGAGGGCATGCCCGCCGGGGAGCGCGGCCCGGTGCTCGCCGCCGTCGACGCCCTGCGCGACGAGTCCCGCCCGGCCGCGGCCCGCCTGGCGGCGGCGCTCACCCCGGAGGTGGAGGCGGCGCTCGCCCGCCACCCCTTGCGGGAGTTGGTCACCGCGTCCGATCCGCTGCCCCTGCTGGTGGAGCGGGAGCGGGCGCTGTACGGCTCGTGGTACGAGTTCTTCCCCCGTTCGGAGGGCACGCCGGAGCGTCCGCACGGTACGTTCCGCACGGCCGCCCGGCGTCTCCCGGCGATCGCGGGGATGGGGTTCGACGTCGTCTACCTGCCGCCCGAGAACACCCCCCTGCGGGAAGGCAGCGAGGAGTACCTGGACTCGGAGAAGTACCAGCTGCGGCCCCGCGACTGGGACGCCCCGCACAGCATCGCCCCGCTCATCACCCGCCTGAACGAGATCCGGCGACGGAGCCCGGCCCTGCGGCAGCTGCGCGATCTCCACTTCCACCACGCGGACCAGGAAGCGGTGATCGCGTACTCGAAGCGGCACGGTTCGAACACGGTTCTGGTGGTCGCGAACCTCGACCCTCACCACACCCAGGAGGCCACGGTCTCGTTGGACATGCCGCAACTCGGCCTGGACTGGCACGAGTCGGTGCCGGTGCGCGACGAGCTCACCGGCGAGACCTATCACTGGGGCAGGGCCAACTACGTGCGCCTGGAACCGGGCCTCCGGCCGGCACACGTCCTCACCGTCCTGCGACCGTCCAACCCGCAGATCGGAGGGTCACCCACACCATGA